One Baekduia alba genomic window, CAACGCGCGCAGCGCCGGCGCGCTGGAGCGCGTCGGCTTCGCCCGCGAGGGCACGCTGCGCGGCTGGCATCGCCACGGCGACCGTCAGCTCGACGTCCACGTCTTCGGGATGCTGCGCGACGACTGGGAGCGCGGGCCGCTGCACGAGGTCAAGGTCGCCGTCATCGGCGCTCCGCCCGCCCGGTGGATCGTGGGCGGCGTGGCATGACCGACGCCGCGCCCCTGCACGTCCGCGGCCTGACGCGCCGCTACGGCCGGCTCGTCGGCCTCGACGCGCTGGACCTCGACGTCGCCGCCGGCGAGTGCGTCGCGATCATCGGCGCCAACGGGAGCGGCAAGTCGACGGCCGTCCGGACGATCGCCGGCCTGCTCGAGCCCACCGAGGGCACCGTGTCGATCTGCGGCCACGACCCGCACCTCGAGCCCGACGGCGAGCAGGCGCGTGCCGCGCTGGCGCTCGTGCCCGACACGCCGCTGCTCTACGACGACCTCACCGTCCGCCAGCACCTCGAGCTCGTCACGCTGGCCCACGGCGTGCCCGACGCCGCCGTGGGCGACCGCATCGACGCCCTGCTGGAGCGGCTGGAGCTGACCGCGCGCGCCGACTTCCTGCCCTCCGAGCTGTCGCGCGGCATGCGTCAGAAGACGGGCCTGGCCTGCGCGCTGATCCGCCCGGCGCGGCTGCTGATGCTCGACGAGCCGGTCGTCGGCCTGGACCCGCCGTCCCAGGCGCTGCTCACCGAGCTGCTGCTGGAGGCCAAGGCCGGCGGGGCGGGGGTCCTGTTCACGACCCACCAGATGTACTTCGCCGACGGCGTCGCGGACCGGGCGATCGTGCTCGGCGAGGGCGCGGTCGTCGACCACGGGACGTGGCGCCACGTGCGCGAGCGCGCGTCCGCCCAGGGCTGGCTGCCCGAGGAGCACGCGGGCCGTGGCTAGCGCGGCGGCCGCCCCGGTCGCGCCCGCGCCGGCGGCGCGCGTGCGCGCCCGCGACCTGCGGCGCTTCTGGAAGCGGGTGCAGGAGCCGCCGTCGCTGCTGAAGCGCCTGGAGCCCGCCTACTACGTCTTCATCACGCTGGCGATCGGCGGGCCGCTGGTCTACGGCACCGCCAGCCAGGCGCTGTCGGAGGTCGCGACGCCGAGCGCCGTCGCGACGTGGGGGCCGGCGCTCGCGCTCGCCGCGCTGCTGGCGGTGACGCGCTGGGGCGCGGTCCAGGGCCCGGTCGTCTTCTCGGTCGCCGACGTCGCGCAGCTGCTCGGCGCGCCGCTGCGCCGGGCCGAGCTCGCGCTGGGCCGGCTGCTGCGCGGCCTGCTCGTGGGCGCCGGGCTCGGCGCCGTGCTGGCCGCGATCGCGTTGATCGGTGTGGCCGGCGACGGCCGCGGGATCGCGGTGGAGCGCGCCGCGGCGTTCGTCGTGGCGCTCGCGCTGCTCGCCGTGCTCGGTGTGGCGGGCGCCGCGCTCGTCCAGGGCTCGGCGCGCTGGGACCGCGGCACGCGCCTCGCGGCCTGGCCGCTGCTCGCGCTCGGCGCGGTCCTCGTCGTGCTCGCCTCGCACGACGGCTCCGCCGGCCGGCACGTCGCGCTCTGGTCCGGGCCGTGGGGCTGGGCGATCCAGCCGCTCGTCGACGACGCCGGCGTGTGGCCGGCGGCGCTCGCGCTGCTCGCGGGGCTGACCGCGGCGGGCGTGCTCCTGGCGCTCGCGCGGCGCGGCAAGACGCCGACCGAGCGCCACCTCCTGCGCGCCGAGGCGCGCAACGGCGCGGTCGCCGCGTTGTACTCCATGAACGCTCGGTACATCCGCCGCAGCCTGACCGGCGTGAGCGGGCGGCCGGCCCGGGCGCCGCGCGGGCACCGGCTGCGCGCGCCGCGCGACCCGCGCTGGGCGATCCCGTGGCGCGACGCCGCAGCGTTGATCAGCACCCCTCAGCGGCTGGCCGAGGCGGTCGTGCTCGCCGCCGGCGGCACCGCGATCTGCGTGGTCAACGGCGATCACCCCGCCGCGGTCGGCGCGGGCGCGCTCGTGACGTTCGCGGGCGCGTCGCGCGTCCTGGAGCCGCTGCGCGCCGAGACCGACCAGCCCGGCCGCGTCCGCGTCCTGCTGCGCGCCCCGATGGGCCGCGTCCTGGCGGCCCACGCGTTCGTCCCGGTCGTCGTCGTGGCGGCGGCGGCGATCGTCGCCGCAGCGGCCTGCGCGGTCGCCGGCGCGTTGCCCGCCCACGGCGGATCCGCCGCGGCCATGGCCGTCCTCGCGACGCCCGCCGTCACGCTGTGCGCCGCGCTGAGCAGCCGCCGCGGCGGCCAGCTGCCGCCGAGCGTGATGGCGACCGGCTACGGCGACCAGACCGGCACGACCGCGATCGTGATCGTCCTGTGGATCGTCGCCTTCCCGGTCCTGGCCGCGCTGGTCGGCGCGCTGCCCGTCGCGCTCGTCGTCCACAACGGCACCGCGGGCGTGCCCCAGCTCGTCGCGCTGCTCTTCGGAGCGACCGCCGCCCTGACGGTCGCGCTGGGCTGGAGCCGCTTCGCGCCGGACTGAGCCCGGCGCGCGCGTCAGTCCTCGCGGCGGGCTTCCCAGCGGAAGCCGCGCACCGCGAAGAACAGCCCGATCAGCGTCCAGATCGCCACGACGCACAGGCCCGACGCGTTGTCGGCCAGCGACCGGCCGGAGACCAGCGCGCCCGACAGCCCGTCGATGATGTGCACCAGCGGCAGCACCTGGGCGATGTCGCGCAGGAACTGCGGGGCGTTGTCGACGTCGTAGAAGACGCCCGAGATGAAGATGACGGGCAGGAAGACGATGTTGTTGTACGCCGCGGCCGAGTCGTAGTTGGGCACCACGTGCGACCACGCGACGCCCAGCGCCGCGAGGCATGTCACGCCCGCCGCGGTGTAGACCAGCAGCTCCGCCCAGTCCTTCGGCCAGCCGGTCCCGAACAGGAGCTTGCCCGCGACGATCACGAGCCCGATCTGGATGACCGCGTTGGCCACCGCGTTGCCGAACACGCCGAGCAGGTAGGAGCCCTCGGGCAGCGGCGTCCCGCGCATGCGCTTGAGCACGCCCTGCTCGCGCAGGAACGTCAGGTTCATGACCAACGATGAGAAGGTGGTGGCCATGATCGACATCCCCGCGATGCCGGGGATCAGGACGTCGAGGTCGGCCTGGTTGCCGCTGAAGATCGCGCCGAACAGGGCGAGGAAGAGCAGCGGCAGCAGGAAGTTGAAGAACGCGGCGCTCGGGTTGCGCCAGAACATCCGGCGCTCGAGGCGGTACTGGTGCCAGGCGAGGGTGAGCGCGTCAGACATCGGCGGCCACCTCCTCCGCTTCCTGGGTCGTGACCGGCCCGGCGGTGAGCTCCAGGTACACGTCCTCGAGCGATGGGCGCGCGACCGACAGGTCCAGCAGCTTCTCGCCGCGGGCCAGCGCGGCGGAGGTCAGCTGGTGCAGCAGCGCCGTCGGGTCGTCGGTCTCGCGCGTCTCCATCTCGCCGCTGCCGGCCGCTCGCCACGCGACCGTGTAGCGCGACGACGACGCGCCGAGCTCGGCCGGCGGGCCCTCGGCGACGATCCGGCCCTCCTTGACGATCGCCACGCGGTCGCAGAGCGCCTGGGCCTCGTCGAGGTAGTGCGTGGTCAGCAGGACGGTCTTGCCGAGCTCCTGCAGCGAGCGCACGACGTCCCACGCCGCGCGGCGCGCCGCCGGGTCGAAGCCCGTGGTCGGCTCGTCGAGGAAGATCAGCTCCGGGTCGCCGATGAGCGCGAGCGCGAAGTCCAGCCGGCGCATCTGGCCGCCCGACAGCGTGCGCGACAGCGCGTCGGCCTTCTCGTCCAGTCCGGCCAAGGACAGGACCTCGTCCACGTCGCGCGCCTGCGGATAGAAGCGTGCCCAGTGCGTCAGCGCCTCGCGGACCGTCACGTGGCGGTACATGCCCGTCGACTGCAGGACGATCCCGATCCGCCGGCGCAGGTCGCGCGGGCGGCGCTCGGGGTCCTGGCCGAGGACGGAGACGATGCCGCCGTCGCGGCGGCGGTACCCCTCCAGGATCTCGACCGTGCTGGTCTTGCCGGCGCCGTTGGGCCCGAGCAGGCCGAACACCTCACCGGGCGCGACTTCGAAGTCGATGCCTCGGACGGCCGCGAACGACCCGTAGGACTTGCGCAGATCGCGCACGAGGATGGCGGGGGCGACGGCGGCCACCCCTTCATTCAAGCAGTGGAGACGTGAGAGGCTGTGTGACGTTGGCGAGGGCGGCCTGCATAGACATCGGCTCGAACACCACGCGGCTGCTCGTCGCCGAGCCCGATCCCGCACGTCCCGGCGGGCTGCTCGAGGTCGCCGCGCACCGCGCGTTCGTCCGGCTCACGGCCGCCGAGCGGCGCTCCGGCATCCCGGACGACAAGGCGCGCGCGATCGCCGAGGCGGTCGCCGAGCAGGCGCTGACCGCGCGCGCGAACGACATCTGCGCGCTGCGCGTCGTGGCCACCGCCGCGCTGCGCGACGCGCCCGGCCGCGACCGGCTGATCGCGCGGCTCAGCGCCGCCGCGGGCGTGACGGTCGAGGTGCTCAGCGGCGAGGAGGAGGCGCGTCTGGCGTTCGCCGGGGCGACGGCGCCGCTGGCCGGCGACGGCGTCGGGACCGTGATCGTGGCCGACGTCGGCGGCGGCTCGACCGAGCTGGCCCACGGCGCGCCCGGCCACGGCCCGGCGTGGTGGACGTCGCTGCCGATCGGCTCCGGCGCGCTGGCCGAGCTGCACCTCCACGACGACCCGCCGTCGCCCGCGCAGGTCGAGGCCGCGCGCGCCGCCGCCGCCGCCGCGATCGCCTCGGCGGGCTGCCCGGCGGCCGACGTCGCGTGGGCGGTCGGCGGCAGCGCGACCTCGCTGCGGCGCCTGTGCGGAGAGCGGCTGAGCGCCGCGGTGCTCGACGCGGCGCTCGTGCGGGTCACGCGCGCGCCGGCCGTGGAGACCGCGCTGGACCTCGACCTGCACGTCGAGCGCGTCCGGCTGCTGCCGGCCGGCCTGGTCCTGCTGGCCGAGGTCGCGCGCGCCGCGCAATGCCCGTTGCACGTCGGCTGCGGCGGCCTGCGCGAGGGCGTGGTGCTCGACCTCTTGGGGGAAGTGGAGTAGAAGAACGACTACGGCACGACGCGCATGGCCAAGGCGAAGGACATCCCGGGGTTCGACGGTCGCAAGAGCTTCCGCGCGATCGCGCGCGACGCGGTCGCCGTCCGGGCCGGTGAAGTGTTCGCGCACGCGGCGGGCGTCCTGGACACCGAGGACATCGAGCGCGTCCACGCCATGCGCGTCGCGACGCGCCGGCTGCGCGCCGTGCTCGAGGTCTTCGCGCCAGCTTTCGACGGCGCGGAGCACAAGGCGGTGCTGAAGGACGTCAAGGCGCTGGCCGACGCGCTCGGCGCGCGCCGCGACCCGGACGTGCAGCTCGCCGCGCTGGCCGCGACGGCTGCCGCGCTGCCCGGGCCCGACCAGGCCGGCATCGACGCGTTCGCCGACCGCGTGCGCGCCGAGCAGCAGGACGGCAACCGGACGCTCGCCGCCGCGCTGAAGGCGATCGAGGACGACGACCTGCGCGGGCGCCTGGAGCGGCTGGTCGCCGGCGCCGCGCCGGAGGCGGTCGCGTGAAGGCCCGCAAGGTCAAGGGCGTCGACCCCGACGGCGTGGCCGTCGACGAGGTCGCGAAGATCGTCGCCGTCCGGCTCGACGAGCTGTGCTCGTTCATGCCGGCGGGGCGCGACCCCGCCGCGTTCCACACGCTGCACGACATGCGCATCGCGGCCAAGCGGCTGCGCTACGTGCTCGAGCTCTTCGCGCCGGCCTTCGGGCCCTACGCGCGCGACGCCGCCAAGCAGGCCAAGAAGCTCCAGGACGTGCTCGGCGAGATCCACGACTGCGACGTCACGCGCCCGCGCGTCGCGGCGGTCGGCAGCGACCTGCGCGCCGAGGACGCGCGGTTCGTCCGCGGGCTCGCCGAGCCGGGCGCCAAGGACCTCGACCCGGCGCTCGCCGCCCAGGCGCCGCATCGCGCCGCCTACCGCGGGCTGCAGACGCTCGACGTGGCGTTGGGCGCGCGGCGCGAGCTGCTCTTCGAGCGGTTCCTGGACCGCTGGGACAAACTGGAGCGCGACAGCTTCCGACAGCGCCTGGAGCAGGCGCTCGGCGAGCGCCCCGACGCGGGTGACCCGATCACATCGCGTTCACACGACGGTAACGGCGCAGGGCCGGCTCAGCCCTTACCGTCGGAGGAGTCCCCGGCATGAACCCCGATCCGCAGCTCACGCAAGAGTCGATCCGCGCCGTCGAGGCGCACGAGGAGCCGGCTCCCCAGCCCTCCGACCTCGACGCGCCCGAGTTGTACATCAACCGGGAGCTGTCGTGGGTCGACTTCGACGACCGCGTGATGCAGCTCGCCGAGGACCCGGCCCAGCCGCTGCTGGAGCGCTGCAAGTTCGCCGCGATCTTCGAGTCCAACCTCGACGAGTTCTTCATGATCCGCGTCGCCGGGCTGCACGACCAGGTCGACGCCGGGATCACGGCGCCCAAGCTCGACGGCCGCACGCCGTCGGAGACGATCGACGCGATCCGCGCGAAGGTGATGGACCTCAAGGAGCGCCAGTGCAGGACGCTGTCGCACGACCTGCGCCCGTCGCTGGCCGAGCACGGCATCCGGCTGGTGTCGGTCGAGGACGTCTCCGAGGACGCGCGCCGCGCGCTGGACCACCGCTTCCGCCGCCAGATCTTCCCGGTGCTCACGCCGCTGGCCGTCGGCCTCGGCCGGCCGTTCCCCTACATCTCGAGCCTGTCGCTCTCGCTGGCGGTCCTGGTCCGCGACCCGGTCTCCGGCCTGGTGACCTTCGCGCGCGTCAAGGTCCCGAAGGAGATGCTCCCGCGGTTCGTCGCGCTGGAGGACGAGCCGACGACGTTCGTCCCGCTGGAGGAGCTGATCGCCGCCAACCTGGAGGCGCTGTTCCCCGGGATGGAGATCGTCGAGCACGGCGTGTTCCGCGTGACCCGCGACGCCGACTTCGAGATCTCCGACGAGGCCGACGACCTCCTGACCGCGGTCGAGGACGAGCTGCGCCGCCGCCGCTTCGGCGAGGTCGTGCGCGTCGACATCGAGGCCGGCATGGCCGATGGGCTGCGTGACGCGCTGACCGAGGCGCTGGAGGTCGAGGACCGCCAGGTCTACGAGGTCAACGACCTGCTCGACCTGACCGACCTGTGGCAGATCGTCGGGCTCAAGGGCTTCGACGACCTGCGCGACACGCCGTGGCAGTCGGTCACCCAGCCGCGGCTGCGGCCCGAGGAGCACCACGCCAAGGCCGACATGTTCGCCGCGATGCGTTCGGGCGACATCCTGGTCCACCATCCCTACGACTCGTTCTCGTCGTCGGTCGGGCGCTTCGTGGAGCAGGCCGCCAACGACCCGGACGTCCTGGCGATCAAGCTCACGATCTACCGCACGTCCGACGACACGCCGCTCGTGCCCGCGCTGATCCGCGCGACCGAGCGCGGCAAGCAGGCCGTGTGCCTGGTGGAGCTCAAGGCGCGCTTCGACGAGCGGGCGAACATCGAGTGGGCGCGCAAGCTGGAGGAGACGGGCGTCCACGTCGTCTACGGCCACCCGGCGCTGAAGACGCACGCCAAGTGCATCCTCGTGGTGCGCCGCGAGGGCGACGGGGTCCGGCACTACCTCCACGTCGGGACCGGCAACTACCACCCCAAGACCGCGCGGCTGTACACCGACTTCGGGCTCTTCACGACCGACGAGCGGCTGGGCTCCGACGTCGCCGACATGTTCAACTTCCTCACGGGCTACGCGCGGCCGCGCCGGTACCGCAAGGCGTTGATCGCGCCCGACCACCTGCGCGACGGGATCCTCGAGGAGATCGAGAAGACGATCGTCGTCCATCAGGAGGGCAAGCCGGCGCGGATCCAGATGAAGATGAACTCCTTGGTGGACCGCGCGTGCATCAAGGCGCTGTACCGCGCGTCGCAGGCGGGCGTGCCGGTCGAGCTGAACATCCGCGGGATCTGCTGCCTCGTTCCGGGCGTGCCGGGCGTCAGCGAGAACATCCGCGTCGTGTCGATCGTCGGGCGGTTCCTGGAGCACTCGCGGGTCTACGCCTACCAGCGCGGCGACGAGCAGCTGGTGCAGATCGGCTCGGCCGACCTGATGCCGCGCAACCTCGACACGCGCGTCGAGCTGGTCGTGCCGGTCGAGGATCCGGTGCTGCGCGACGACCTGCTCGACACGCTGGAGCGCGGGTTCGCCGACGACACGCACGCGTGGGACCTCGACGCCGACGGGCAGTGGACGCGCAGGGACCGCGACCCGAACGAGCCCGAGCCGCGCGACCTGCAGCGCGAGCTGATGCTGGGCCACACCGCGCGCGCCGCCGAGCGCGATCCGTCCAGCACGTCCTGAGCGCTCAGGCTGTCGTACGCAATCGCTAGGGTGCGCCAGGTGGGTCGCCGCGCGCTCGTCTTCTGCTGCCTGGTCGCGCTCGCCGCGGGGGCGGCGGGGTGTGGCGGCAGCGATGGGTCGTCGTCGGTCGCCACCACGCCGGCGCAGGTCGCGAACGGGCCGGTGGCCGCCACGGCCGCGCCGGTGCGGGTCGCGCCGTCCCATGCGGCGGTGCCGGTGCTGATGTACCACGTGATCGCGGCGGCGCCGCCGGGCGCGAAGTACAGCGGCCTCTGGGTGCCGCCCGCGCTGCTGCGCGCCCAGGTCGCGGCGCTGGCGGGCGCCGGCTTCACGGGCGTCACGCTCGACACGGTCCTCGACGCCTGGCGCGGGCGGGCGCGACTGCCGGCGCATCCCGTCGTCCTCTCGTTCGACGACGGCTACCTGTCGCAGGGCAAGGACGCCGGCGCGATCCTCGCCGCTGCGCGCTGGCCGGGGGTCCTGAACCTCGCGTGGCACAACCTCGGCGTGCCCGGCGGCCTGACGCGCACGCGCGTGAAGGAGCTCGTCGGCGCCGGGTGGGAGGTCGACGCGCACTCGCTGACCCATCCGGACCTGACGACGATCGACGCGGCCGCGCTGAAGCGCGAGGTCGCGGGCTCGCGCGACGCGATCCGGCGCGCGTTCGGCGTCCCGGTCGACGCGTTCTGCTACCCGGCGGGCAAGTACGACGCGGCGGTCGAGGCGGCCGTGCGCGCCGCCGGCTACCGCGCCGCGACCACCGAGGTCCCGGGCGCTGCGCGGCCGGGCGGCGACCGCCTCGCGCTGCCGCGCATCCGGGTCAACGCGACCGACTCGGCCGCGACGGTCGTCCACAACGTGCAGGCTGCGCTAGTTTCCGCGTCGTGACCGACGACGCGACGCCCCAGAGCCTGTCGGAGAAGGTCTCCGCCGCGCACATCCGCGTCCCGGCGCGCGGCAACCGCAAGCTGGACCGGCTGATCGCCGCGGTCAACGGCGACGTCCAGATCAAGGCGTGGTGGCACGCGGCGGCGATCAACGCGGAGCGCCTCGGCATGTCCGACCACTCGTGGGTCCACATCCAGATCGTCACGAACATCGGCCTGCGCCTGGCGCGGCTGCTGTTCCGGCGCGGGGTCGTGCCGTCGGTCGTGACCGACTACGGCCTGACCGAGCGCGACGCCGAGGTCGTGATCGCGGCGGCGGCGCTGTTCCACTGCATCGGGATGTCGATCCACCGCCAGGACCACGAGCAGTTCTCGCTGTTCCTGACGGCCGACAAGCTCCCCAAGATGCTGGAGCCGATCTACGACGAGCCGACGCGCTCGATCATCGTCGCCGAGGCGTCGCACGCGATCATCTCGCACCGCTCCAAGGGCGCGCCGTTCACGATCGAGGGGTCGATCCTGCGCGTCGCCGACGCGCTGGACATGGCCAAGGGCCGGTCGCGCGTCCCGTTCGAGCAGCTGCTGCCCAACATCCACTCGTTGTCGTCCTACGCGATCGAGTCGGTGAAGATCTCGCCTGGCCGGGAGAAGGCCGTGCGCGTCGAGATCGAGATGAACAACAGCGCCGGCATCTACCAGGTGGATGAAGGGCTCGGAACGAAGTTGCGCGGCACGCCGCTGGCCGAGCATCTCGAAGTGGTCGCCCGGATCGACGCCGAGCACGAGCAGCGGCTCGTCCCCGTCTTCCGCCTATGAGCACACCGCGCGAGCTGTTGGACCGTCACCTGCGGCTGATGCAGGCCGGCGACCTCGAGGGGGTGCTCGGCCAGTACCACGAGGACGCCGTGCTGGTGCGGTTCGCCGCGCCGGTCGTCGGCAAGGCCGCGCTGCGCGAGCACCTCGGCGCCTACCTCGCGGGTCGGCCGGTGGTCAAGGAGGTGCTGAACGTCGCCGCCTCCGACGACGTCGTCAGCTACCAGGCGGTCGTCGAGCACGCCGGCGAGGAGCAGCGGACCTACGGGGCGCTGTTCCTGCGCGGCGAGCGGATCGCGCGGCAGGTGTCCGGGCTGTTCCCGGTGACGTCGGGCGAAGGTCGGCGGAAGTCCGGCGTGCACGTGGACCTGGAGCCGTACACGGCGTGGCCGTCGCGGGCGGTCCCCGACCCGCGCAGCGCCGGCCGCGAGGCGATCGGCCCCGCGCTGCTGGAGATCGTGGCGGCCGAAGGCCCGATCCTGGCCGAGCGCGCGTACCGGCTCTACGTGAAGGCCAGCGGCGGCAAGGCCCTGACCTCCATCGCCCGAGCGCCGCTGAGCGGCTCGACGTTCCGGCTGCGCCAGGCCGGCGCCATCGACTTCGAAGAGGGCTCCGAGGTCCTGCGCCCAGCCGGAACACCCGAGGTCCGCGTCCGCGAGCTCGGCCCACGAGCCCTGGACGAGGTCCCCTTGCGCGAGGTCGCCGAGCTGATGCGCCGCCTGCGCGCCGCCGGCGCCACCGAGCTCCCCCGCGCCGTCCTCGACGCCTACGGCCTGGTCCGCATGACGGCCAAGGCCGAGGACTTCCTGGCCCAGGCGGAGCAGGTGTCGTTGATGGCCGACGTGTGAGGCCGGGGCCGGTTCGCGCGCTGTCGCCGGTCCTCCGCCGCCGTCGGCACACGCGCCCTGCACCGCCTCGGCACTGCCGCCGCAACCGGCCGCGGTCGTCGCCCCTTGCATCGCCACCGCTTCCGCACCGGTCGTGACTGCCCCGGCGCCGCCACCGTCGCGGGTCCTCCGGGGACGCTCGGACTGCGCGCCTGGTCGGCCGCTTCGTCGAATAAGCGCCTTGCGACCTCACCGGCGCGGCGCGGCCGCTGCCGCCGCCCGGATCGTCGCCGCGTGGATGTCCACCGTGTCGACCACGTCCGGCGCGTAGCCGCCGGCCAGGGTGACGACCACCGGGACGCCGGCGCTGCGGCACCGGTCCAGCACCAGCGCGTCGCGTGCGGCCAGGCCGGTCTTGGTCAGCGCCAGCCGTCCGAGGGCGTCGCCCTCCCACGGGTCGGCGCCCGCGACGTAGAACACCAGCTCGGGCTCGCCGAACCGCGTCCACGCCTCGTCCAAGGCCTCCAACAACGCGTTGTTGTACGTCTCGTCGCCGGTCCCGGCCGGCAGCTCGACGTCGAGGTCGCTCGGGATCCGCGTGAACGGGAAGTTCCGTGCGCACTGGACGCTCAGCGTGAACGCGTCGCGATCCGGCCCGAGCAGCTCGGCCGTCCCGTCGCCCTGGTGGACGTCGCAGTCGACGACCATCACGCGCCGGACCGCGCCCTCGCGGCGCAGCACCGTCGTCGCGATCGCCACGTCGTTGAACATGCAGTACCCGCGCGCGCTGGCGCGGCCCGCGTGGTGCGTGCCGCCGCCGAGCATCGCCCCGATGCCGCCGTCGAGCGCGTCGCGCGCCGCGCCGAGCGTGCCCGCGATCCCGTGCAGCGTGCGCGTCACCAGCTCGGCCGACCACGGCAGTCCGAGCACGCGCTCTTCCCGCACGGTCAGCGAGCCGCGGCGCATCCGCGTCGCGAAGTGCGGGTCGTGCGTCTGCTCGACGGCCGGCCACGGGATCGCGTCGGGCTCGGCGACCTCCAGGCCGTCGGCCTCCACGCGCTCGCGCAACAACCCGTACTTGCTCAGCGGGTAGCGCTGCTTGCGCCCGAGCGGGAAGGTCAGGCGGCTGTGGGACCACGCGCGCACGCTAGATGGTCGATCTGGCATCGACCATCAGGCCGCGATCGGCGTCGGCGGGCCCGTCGGCCGCGGCCGCGCGTCGAACTCGGCGCGCGCGCCGTGCACGTCCTCGATGTTGTCGACGGCCCAGGTCCGGATCGTCTCGACCGCGCCGCTCAGGCTGCGACCGAGCGGCGTGAGCGCGTACTCGACGGTCACCGGCACGGTCGGGTACGCGGTGCGGGTGACGAGGCCGTCGCGCTCGAGGTTGCGCAGCGTCTGCGTCAGCATCTTCTGCGTGACGCCCTCGACGCGCCGGCGCAGCGCGCTGAAGCGCAGCGTCTCGGGCTCCAGGGCCAGCAGCACCAACATGGACCACTTGTCGGCGATGCGACTCAGCACCTCGCGCGTGGGGCAGGCGGAGCACAGCGGGTCATAGGTGGTATCCATCAGGTACCAAGGATACCTCAAGGTGCCATCTTCCGGAAGGAGACCGAGACGCCTACGGTTCTCGTCCATGGACGCCTTCATCCCCACCAACGACGCCGAGACGCTCGTGGAGCGCGCGGACGTGCCGGAGCCCGAGCCCGCGAGCGCCGAGCTCGTCGTCGCCGTCGAGGCGTACTCCATCAACCGCGGCGAGGTCATCCTCCTGCGCGGCGCGCCGCGCGAGAACTGGCGCCCCGGCGCCGACGTCGCCGGCCGCGTGATCCACGCGGCGGCGGACGGCTCCGGCCCGGCGGTCGGCGCGCGCGTCGTCGGCCACGCCGAGCAGGGCGGCTGGGCGCAGCAGGTCGCGATCGCGACCGACGCGGTCGCCGAGCTCCCGGACGGCGTGTCGTTCGAGGACGCCTCGACGCTGGGCGTCGCCGCGCTGACCGCGCTGCGGCTGCTGCGCGTGGCGCCCGACGTCGCGGGCCGCCGCCTGCTGATCACCGGCGCGTCGGGCGGCGTCGGCCACTTCCTCACCGAGCTGGCCATCGCGCGCGGGGCGGAGGTCGTCGCGGTGTCGCGGCGCGGCGAGCGGCTCGCCGCACTCGGCGCGGCCGTCGTCGCCGACCTCGACGCCGCGCACGGCCCGTTCGATGTCGTCTTCGAGTCCGT contains:
- the ppk1 gene encoding polyphosphate kinase 1, coding for MNPDPQLTQESIRAVEAHEEPAPQPSDLDAPELYINRELSWVDFDDRVMQLAEDPAQPLLERCKFAAIFESNLDEFFMIRVAGLHDQVDAGITAPKLDGRTPSETIDAIRAKVMDLKERQCRTLSHDLRPSLAEHGIRLVSVEDVSEDARRALDHRFRRQIFPVLTPLAVGLGRPFPYISSLSLSLAVLVRDPVSGLVTFARVKVPKEMLPRFVALEDEPTTFVPLEELIAANLEALFPGMEIVEHGVFRVTRDADFEISDEADDLLTAVEDELRRRRFGEVVRVDIEAGMADGLRDALTEALEVEDRQVYEVNDLLDLTDLWQIVGLKGFDDLRDTPWQSVTQPRLRPEEHHAKADMFAAMRSGDILVHHPYDSFSSSVGRFVEQAANDPDVLAIKLTIYRTSDDTPLVPALIRATERGKQAVCLVELKARFDERANIEWARKLEETGVHVVYGHPALKTHAKCILVVRREGDGVRHYLHVGTGNYHPKTARLYTDFGLFTTDERLGSDVADMFNFLTGYARPRRYRKALIAPDHLRDGILEEIEKTIVVHQEGKPARIQMKMNSLVDRACIKALYRASQAGVPVELNIRGICCLVPGVPGVSENIRVVSIVGRFLEHSRVYAYQRGDEQLVQIGSADLMPRNLDTRVELVVPVEDPVLRDDLLDTLERGFADDTHAWDLDADGQWTRRDRDPNEPEPRDLQRELMLGHTARAAERDPSSTS
- a CDS encoding polysaccharide deacetylase family protein, whose translation is MGRRALVFCCLVALAAGAAGCGGSDGSSSVATTPAQVANGPVAATAAPVRVAPSHAAVPVLMYHVIAAAPPGAKYSGLWVPPALLRAQVAALAGAGFTGVTLDTVLDAWRGRARLPAHPVVLSFDDGYLSQGKDAGAILAAARWPGVLNLAWHNLGVPGGLTRTRVKELVGAGWEVDAHSLTHPDLTTIDAAALKREVAGSRDAIRRAFGVPVDAFCYPAGKYDAAVEAAVRAAGYRAATTEVPGAARPGGDRLALPRIRVNATDSAATVVHNVQAALVSAS
- a CDS encoding HD domain-containing protein, whose protein sequence is MTDDATPQSLSEKVSAAHIRVPARGNRKLDRLIAAVNGDVQIKAWWHAAAINAERLGMSDHSWVHIQIVTNIGLRLARLLFRRGVVPSVVTDYGLTERDAEVVIAAAALFHCIGMSIHRQDHEQFSLFLTADKLPKMLEPIYDEPTRSIIVAEASHAIISHRSKGAPFTIEGSILRVADALDMAKGRSRVPFEQLLPNIHSLSSYAIESVKISPGREKAVRVEIEMNNSAGIYQVDEGLGTKLRGTPLAEHLEVVARIDAEHEQRLVPVFRL
- a CDS encoding nuclear transport factor 2 family protein; this translates as MSTPRELLDRHLRLMQAGDLEGVLGQYHEDAVLVRFAAPVVGKAALREHLGAYLAGRPVVKEVLNVAASDDVVSYQAVVEHAGEEQRTYGALFLRGERIARQVSGLFPVTSGEGRRKSGVHVDLEPYTAWPSRAVPDPRSAGREAIGPALLEIVAAEGPILAERAYRLYVKASGGKALTSIARAPLSGSTFRLRQAGAIDFEEGSEVLRPAGTPEVRVRELGPRALDEVPLREVAELMRRLRAAGATELPRAVLDAYGLVRMTAKAEDFLAQAEQVSLMADV
- a CDS encoding histone deacetylase family protein, encoding MRAWSHSRLTFPLGRKQRYPLSKYGLLRERVEADGLEVAEPDAIPWPAVEQTHDPHFATRMRRGSLTVREERVLGLPWSAELVTRTLHGIAGTLGAARDALDGGIGAMLGGGTHHAGRASARGYCMFNDVAIATTVLRREGAVRRVMVVDCDVHQGDGTAELLGPDRDAFTLSVQCARNFPFTRIPSDLDVELPAGTGDETYNNALLEALDEAWTRFGEPELVFYVAGADPWEGDALGRLALTKTGLAARDALVLDRCRSAGVPVVVTLAGGYAPDVVDTVDIHAATIRAAAAAAPRR
- a CDS encoding winged helix-turn-helix transcriptional regulator, with the protein product MDTTYDPLCSACPTREVLSRIADKWSMLVLLALEPETLRFSALRRRVEGVTQKMLTQTLRNLERDGLVTRTAYPTVPVTVEYALTPLGRSLSGAVETIRTWAVDNIEDVHGARAEFDARPRPTGPPTPIAA
- a CDS encoding zinc-binding dehydrogenase; this encodes MDAFIPTNDAETLVERADVPEPEPASAELVVAVEAYSINRGEVILLRGAPRENWRPGADVAGRVIHAAADGSGPAVGARVVGHAEQGGWAQQVAIATDAVAELPDGVSFEDASTLGVAALTALRLLRVAPDVAGRRLLITGASGGVGHFLTELAIARGAEVVAVSRRGERLAALGAAVVADLDAAHGPFDVVFESVGGDAFAPAAALAAFGGVVVWLGQASGAPVTVDFFATVGGDGPPAAIVPFSYWRTGASDADDLATLAGLVARGILHPEIGAVEDWTETPRLLRALADRELIGNAVLRVGG